The genomic DNA GACGCCAAGCAGATCCTCAAGGCCGCACAGGATAGCGGCGCCGGCGCGATCCACCCGGGCTATGGTTTCCTGTCCGAGAACGCGGGCTTCGCACGCGCTGTCGCAGCGGCCGGCCTGGTGTTCATCGGGCCATTGCCCGAGCAGATCGAACTGATGGGCGACAAGGTGCGCGCCCGCAACTTCGTCGAGCGCGCCGGCTTCCCGGTCGCGCCTAGCGCGATCGAGGACGATGATCCTGCGAGCTTCAATGAGCGCGCCCGTGCGGTCGGCACGCCGCTGCTGATCAAGCCTTCGGCCGGCGGTGGCGGCAAGGGCATGCGCATCGTTCGCGATCTTGCGGTGCTCGATGCCGAGATCGAACGCGCGCGCAGCGAAGGCCAGCGCTACTTCGGCGATGGCCGGCTCTATGTCGAGCGCTACATCGAGAATCCGCGCCATATCGAAGTGCAGGTGCTCGGCGATGGCTACGGCTCGGTGGTCCACGTGTTCGAGCGCGAATGCTCGGTGCAGCGCCGCTTCCAGAAGATCGTCGAGGAAACGCCGTCTCCCGCACTGGCACCGGAACTGCGCGCACGCATCTGCGAAACCGCTGCCGGCATTGCGCGCTCGGCGGCTTATCGCAATGCCGGCACTGTGGAGTTCATCTTTGCCCAGACGGGCGAGTTCTTCTTTCTGGAGATGAATACCCGTTTGCAGGTCGAGCATCCGGTGACCGAAGCCATCACTGGCAAAGATCTGATATTCGAGCAATTGCGTGTCGCGGCCGGCGAAGCACTGGGCTACACGCAGGCCGATCTGCGAACCAGCGGCCACGCGATCGAGCTGCGCATCTACGCCGAGGACGCCGCGCGCGGCTACACGCCGACCACCGGCCCGCTGTTGCGCTTGCGTGCGCCAGCTGGCGAAGGCCTGCGCTGGGACAGCGGCGTGGTCGAAGGCGGCGAAGTCACCGCGGCCTTCGATCCGATGATCGCCAAGCTGATCGTCCACGGTAAAGATCGAAGCGAAGCGCTGGCTCGCACCGACCATGCGCTGCGCGACACCGTGCTGCTCGGCTGCAAGACCAATATCGGTTTCCTGCGCCGGCTGATCGCCCATCCGGCTTTCGTGGCGGGCGACGTGCACACCGGCTTCCTCGATGCCAATCCGCAGATCGCCGCCGAGCCCGAGCTTGCATCGTCGACACTGCACGCATTGCTGGCCGCCGCGAGTCTGAGCACGAAAACCATGCGCGACGGAGCCGATGCGATTCCTGATCTCCATGCCGCGCTCGGCGCCTGGAGGAACTGATGCATCACGCTTTCGAAATTGCTGATGGCGAACAGGGCGTCGAGCTGTCGCGCACGCCCAAGGGCTATCGCCTGCATCTCGACGATACGCAGGCGATCGACGTCGTGCTGCGCAGCGAAACCGATGGTGCGCTGAGGCTGAGCATCGATGGCCGGACGATCGACGCCGTGATCGCCACGCACGGCGACGAGGTGTTCATTCATCTCGATGGCGAGGCTTATCAGCTGCGCTATCGCCATCCGCTGGAGCGCCTCGCCGCCCAGCATCAGGGCGGTGCCGCAGACGGCATCCGCGCGCCGATGCCGGGCTCGGTGATCACCGTGGCCGTGTCGGTTGGCGATAGCGTCAGCCGCGGTCAGACCTTGCTGATGATGGAAAGCATGAAGATGGAAACGACGCTGGTTGCGCCACGAGATGGCGTCGTCGCAGCCGTGAACTTTGCTGCCGGCCAGAGCTTCGATCGCGATGCCCTGCTGCTGAGCCTGGAGCCGGTCACCGCATGAAGCGCATCGAATCACAGCTCAACACCGGCTCGGCCGAGTTCCGCGCAAACGTCGCCCACAACCGGGCAATTGCCGATGACCTGAAGGCGCGCCAGCAGGCCGCGCGTCATGAGCGGCCGCAGCGCGATATCGATCGCCTGCGCGCGCAGAAGAAGCTGCTGGTTCGCGAGCGCATCGCGCTGCTGCTCGATCCGGGCACACCGTTCCTGGAGCTTTCAACGCTCGCGGCGGGCGAGGCCTACGACGGCAGCGTGCCGGGCGCCGGCTGCGTGATCGGCATCGGCATCGTTGCCGGCCGTGAAGTGGTCATCAATGCCGGCGATGCCAGCGTCAAGGGCGGCGCCTGGTATCCGCTGACGATCAAGAAGACCGTACGCGCACTCGACATCGCCATCGAGAACCGCCTGCCGGTCGTCCATCTCTGCGATTCCGCCGGCGGCTTCCTGCCCTTGCAGGCGGATTTCTTTGCCGACAAATACGCGGCCGGCCGGATCTTCCGCAACCAGTGCGCGTTATCGAAGATGGGCGTGCCGCAGGTCGCTGTGGTGCTCGGCCATTGCACGGCCGGCGGCGCCTATGTGCCGGCGCTGTCGGACTACAGCGTGATCGTCCGCGGTACGGGCGCGATCTTCCTTGCCGGTCCGCCGCTGGTGAAAGCCGCGACCGGTGAGGAAGTCACCGTCGACGCGCTTGGCGGTGCCGACATGCATACCTCGGTGTCCGGCACGGCCGACTACCCGGCCGCCAGCGAGGAGGAAGCGATCGCCATCGCCCGCGACATCGTCGGCAACTTCGCGAAAGCGGAGAAGACCAAGGTGCAGTGGCAGACGCCCGAGCCGCCGCTGCACGATCCCGAAGAGCTGTACGGCGTGCTGCCGCGCGACATCAAGCAGGGTTTCGACATGCGCGAAATCATTGCCCGCATCGTCGATGGCTCGCGCTTCCATGAATACCAGCCGGCCTACGGCAAGACACTGATCTGCGGTTATGCGCATCTCTGGGGCTACCGGATCGGCATCCTCGCCAACAACGGTGTGCTGTTCAACGACAGCGCGCTGAAGGGCGCGCACTTCATCGAGTTGTGCAACCGCGATCGCACACCGCTGCTGTTCCTGCAGAACATCACCGGCTTCATGGTCGGCCGCGAGTACGAGCAGCGCGGCATCACCAAGGACGGCGCCAAGATGATCATGGCGATGTCCAACGCCACGGTGCCGAAGCTGACCGTGATGTGTCACGGCTCGTTCGGCGCCGGTAATTACGGCATGAGCGGCCGCGCCTTCGATTCGCGCTTCCTGTTCTCCTGGCCGCAGAGCCAGACTGCGGTGATGGGTGCCGAGCAGGCCGCCAATGTGCTGGTCGATATCAAGATCCGCCAGCTGGCGCGCACGGCGCAGAAGCTTGCGCCGGAAGACATCGCGGCGATCCGCGAGCCGGTGCTCGACGAGTACAAGCGCAAGTCCAGCGCGTACTGGTCGACGTCGGAAATCTGGGACGACGGCATTCTCGATCCGGCCGATACCCGCCATGCGTTGGCGATGGCGCTGTCTGCCGCGCTGAACGCGCCGATCGAGGAAGCACGCTACGGCGTGTTCCGGATGTGATCGCTGCGGCCCCGATAACTAGAAGAACACTCAAGGAATTCTGCGAGACATGAGCGATGAAACCAGCAATCTGGTGCTGATCGAAGAACGTCTCGACGGCCGGGTCGCCCTGCTGACCCTGAACCGTCCGGATGCGACCAATGCCATCGACGATTCGATGGCGCTGGCGATCGAAGCCGCGGTGGCACGCGTCAAAGCTTCTCCGCGCGTTGAAGCAGTGCTGCTGACCGGTGCCGGCCGGGTGTTCTGCTCGGGTGGCGATGTCGGCGTGTTCAAGGCCGCGCTCGGCAGCGGTGACGACGGCGAGCTCGCGCGCTTGCTCGATCGTCTGGCCACGCGCATCCACGGCGCGCTGGAAGCTCTGGTCAACGCCGGGCCGCTGCTGATCGCGGCGGTCAACGGGCCGGCGACCGGTGCTGGCCTGGGTTTCATCTGCGCCTGCGATTTCGCTTACGCCAAGCCTTCCGCGACCTTGCGTCCCGGCTTCTCGAAGCTCGGCCTGTCGCCGGACACCGGCACCACGCAGTTCCTGCCGCGCATCGTCGGCGCCCGCAAGGCGCTGGAAATCCTGATCCGCGGCGATGCGATCACGCCGGAGGCGGCGACCCAGCTCGGTATTTTCAACGAAGTGATCGACGGCGAAGATGCCGCGTTCATCGACACCGTGCTCGAACGGATCAAGCCGCTGATTGCTTCCGGTCGCGCGGCCGGTGAAACGCGAAGGTTGATCCGCCAGACGATGTCGCAAGGCCTGCACGAGCAGCTGGCGGCGGAGCAGGCGTCGCTGGTGGCGCTGGCGTCCAGCCCGCTGGTGACCGGGCGGCTGAAGAAAGCGCTCGGGCTCTGAGGGCCGACGAGGTCAACGCTGCTCGCGGAAGCGGCGCGGCGTCGAGCCTGTCAGTGCGTGGAAGGTGTCGGTGAAGTGCGACTGGCTCGAGAAGCCGGTCTCCTGGGCGATGCGGACCAGATCGAACTCGGTGTTCTGTAGCAAGTGCATCGCCGCTGCTACTCGTCTCTGAGTCAGATATTGATGGGTGCTCATGCCGGTCGCGCCGCGGAAGCTGCGTGTGAACCCGGCGCGGCTGACGCCGGCTCGCCTTGCCAGTTCGTCGATCGGCAATGCCCGGCTCAGATTGGCTTCGACGTAAGCGAGCAGATCTGCCAGCGGTGTCGTGCCGATGCGCTGGCCGGCCGTCGCGGCGGCATCGGCGACGTGGCCCGCCGCCGGCAGCGTCTGCGCCTGTTCGGCGAGGTGGCAGAGCAGGGCATCGGCGAGTTTGGCGATGTAGTTCGGCGATGGCGGCTGGGGCGCGCGCGCCGCACGCAACAGCGCTTCCATGCTGGCGGTGACATAGGCGTCGCGGAACGCGAAGCGCGGCATCGTGTGGCTGCCCAGCGAGGGCAGGGCGCCATTGCCGGCCAGACCGTTCTGCAGCGGCACGTGCAGGGTCATGACGTCGATGCTGCCGCCGGTGTTGAAGGCGGCGCTGCGGCCGGGCGGCAGGATCGTCACCAGGCCGGGAATGGAGCAGGCGCGGCTCAGACCCCGCTCGGTCACCGCTCGGACCCGGCGCGAGCCGCCGAGATGCAGGGCAACCACCAGTTCGTCGGTCTCCGGTAGTTCGAAGCCGTCCATGTCCGGCGTGCGCCAGTCGTAGATGCCGATGGCCGATCCGTTGCCCGCTTCGGCAGCGACACCCGGCGCCACGCCGAAGG from Nevskia ramosa DSM 11499 includes the following:
- a CDS encoding acetyl-CoA carboxylase biotin carboxyl carrier protein subunit, whose protein sequence is MHHAFEIADGEQGVELSRTPKGYRLHLDDTQAIDVVLRSETDGALRLSIDGRTIDAVIATHGDEVFIHLDGEAYQLRYRHPLERLAAQHQGGAADGIRAPMPGSVITVAVSVGDSVSRGQTLLMMESMKMETTLVAPRDGVVAAVNFAAGQSFDRDALLLSLEPVTA
- a CDS encoding acyl-CoA carboxylase subunit beta; protein product: MKRIESQLNTGSAEFRANVAHNRAIADDLKARQQAARHERPQRDIDRLRAQKKLLVRERIALLLDPGTPFLELSTLAAGEAYDGSVPGAGCVIGIGIVAGREVVINAGDASVKGGAWYPLTIKKTVRALDIAIENRLPVVHLCDSAGGFLPLQADFFADKYAAGRIFRNQCALSKMGVPQVAVVLGHCTAGGAYVPALSDYSVIVRGTGAIFLAGPPLVKAATGEEVTVDALGGADMHTSVSGTADYPAASEEEAIAIARDIVGNFAKAEKTKVQWQTPEPPLHDPEELYGVLPRDIKQGFDMREIIARIVDGSRFHEYQPAYGKTLICGYAHLWGYRIGILANNGVLFNDSALKGAHFIELCNRDRTPLLFLQNITGFMVGREYEQRGITKDGAKMIMAMSNATVPKLTVMCHGSFGAGNYGMSGRAFDSRFLFSWPQSQTAVMGAEQAANVLVDIKIRQLARTAQKLAPEDIAAIREPVLDEYKRKSSAYWSTSEIWDDGILDPADTRHALAMALSAALNAPIEEARYGVFRM
- a CDS encoding helix-turn-helix domain-containing protein; the protein is MTTPTRPHAAEAFRSAFGVAPGVAAEAGNGSAIGIYDWRTPDMDGFELPETDELVVALHLGGSRRVRAVTERGLSRACSIPGLVTILPPGRSAAFNTGGSIDVMTLHVPLQNGLAGNGALPSLGSHTMPRFAFRDAYVTASMEALLRAARAPQPPSPNYIAKLADALLCHLAEQAQTLPAAGHVADAAATAGQRIGTTPLADLLAYVEANLSRALPIDELARRAGVSRAGFTRSFRGATGMSTHQYLTQRRVAAAMHLLQNTEFDLVRIAQETGFSSQSHFTDTFHALTGSTPRRFREQR
- a CDS encoding acetyl-CoA carboxylase biotin carboxylase subunit, with protein sequence MKNSLSHDTSAWPFKAVLVANRGEIAVRVLRTVQALGLKGIVVFHAADRGTLAVQMADQAIEITGSTPVAAYLDAKQILKAAQDSGAGAIHPGYGFLSENAGFARAVAAAGLVFIGPLPEQIELMGDKVRARNFVERAGFPVAPSAIEDDDPASFNERARAVGTPLLIKPSAGGGGKGMRIVRDLAVLDAEIERARSEGQRYFGDGRLYVERYIENPRHIEVQVLGDGYGSVVHVFERECSVQRRFQKIVEETPSPALAPELRARICETAAGIARSAAYRNAGTVEFIFAQTGEFFFLEMNTRLQVEHPVTEAITGKDLIFEQLRVAAGEALGYTQADLRTSGHAIELRIYAEDAARGYTPTTGPLLRLRAPAGEGLRWDSGVVEGGEVTAAFDPMIAKLIVHGKDRSEALARTDHALRDTVLLGCKTNIGFLRRLIAHPAFVAGDVHTGFLDANPQIAAEPELASSTLHALLAAASLSTKTMRDGADAIPDLHAALGAWRN
- a CDS encoding enoyl-CoA hydratase/isomerase family protein yields the protein MSDETSNLVLIEERLDGRVALLTLNRPDATNAIDDSMALAIEAAVARVKASPRVEAVLLTGAGRVFCSGGDVGVFKAALGSGDDGELARLLDRLATRIHGALEALVNAGPLLIAAVNGPATGAGLGFICACDFAYAKPSATLRPGFSKLGLSPDTGTTQFLPRIVGARKALEILIRGDAITPEAATQLGIFNEVIDGEDAAFIDTVLERIKPLIASGRAAGETRRLIRQTMSQGLHEQLAAEQASLVALASSPLVTGRLKKALGL